From the Acidithiobacillus sp. genome, the window TGTTGATTAACGGCGCCAATTCCTGCAAAGCCTGCCAGTACACGCGGCGCTTGAAGGCAATGATTTCATTCACCGGCATCCAGTAATCCACCCAGCGCCAGTCCTCAAACTCCGGCTGTTGGGTGCGCAGATTGATTTCCGCCTCTTCACCTTCAAAACGGAGTAAAAACCATATTTGCTTCTGCCCACGATAACGGCGCCGCGAGGCGCGATGACGGGCGCAGGGCACTTCATAACGCAGCCAGCCCCGCGTCCTGCCAAGAATACAGACCTTGGCGGTCCCCACCTCTTCTTCCAACTCGCGAAACATCGCCTGCTCCGGCGTTTCCGCATAATCGATACCGCCCTGGGGGAACTGCCAAGCATTTTCACCCCGGCGTTTGGCCCACAACACCTGATTGTATTTGTTACAAATGATCATGCCCACATTGGGGCGATAGCCGTCCGCGTCTATCATGTTCATCGTCTCTGCCGATGCGTTTATGCTGCAATATAGCACGCAGACGGGCCAGCGTCAGTCTACTCCAGCCCCCAGCGCCATTCAGACCGTGTGCAGCAAATCCAGTGGATAGCGCTTGCCCGCCTGGTAATCGGCCATACAGCGCCAGACCATGACGCTACGCATCTCCCCCCCACGCGCCGTCATCTCCTCCGGGGTCAGCCAGACCGGGCCGATGATGCCTGTATCCAGGGCACGCTGCATATCACGGGGGCCAAGGCGTCCGCCGAAGGCGAAGCGCAGGTAAGTCAGGTTTTTCGCAGGATATTCCCAGTGATAGATACCGGTCAGATATTCCGGCTGGAAGACGTAGCCCGTTTCCTCCAGGGTCTCGCGGACGACCGCATCCAACAGCGTTTCACCGGGGTCCCAGTGGCCGGCGGGCTGATTGAAGCAACGCCGCCCATCCACCATCTCTTCTACGAGCAGAAAACGGCCGTTATCCTCTACGACAGTGGCTACTGTCACATGCGGCGTCCAAATCATGGAATTTTCTCCGTCATACGCTCTGCTTCTGTAAGTTCACGCCACTGACCGGGAGGCAGATCGTCCAGCACAAAAGGCCCGAAGGCCTGCCGATGCAGGGTCAGCACCAGATTATCCAGAGCGGCAAACATCCGGCGAACCTCGTGGTAACGCCCCTCCGTCAGGGTCAGCAGCACCTCGCGATCTGTCAGGCATTGCAACACTGCGGGGCGACAGGGCGTGTCTTCGCCTTCCAGCATCAGGGTTCCCGCGGCCAGGATGTTCGCCGCGTCACCCCGCAACGGTTGCTGCAGAGTCACGCGATA encodes:
- a CDS encoding RNA pyrophosphohydrolase; amino-acid sequence: MIDADGYRPNVGMIICNKYNQVLWAKRRGENAWQFPQGGIDYAETPEQAMFRELEEEVGTAKVCILGRTRGWLRYEVPCARHRASRRRYRGQKQIWFLLRFEGEEAEINLRTQQPEFEDWRWVDYWMPVNEIIAFKRRVYWQALQELAPLINMDPPPMANPCGSAGRYPVGGSR
- a CDS encoding NUDIX hydrolase codes for the protein MIWTPHVTVATVVEDNGRFLLVEEMVDGRRCFNQPAGHWDPGETLLDAVVRETLEETGYVFQPEYLTGIYHWEYPAKNLTYLRFAFGGRLGPRDMQRALDTGIIGPVWLTPEEMTARGGEMRSVMVWRCMADYQAGKRYPLDLLHTV